A region from the Lolium perenne isolate Kyuss_39 chromosome 4, Kyuss_2.0, whole genome shotgun sequence genome encodes:
- the LOC127348446 gene encoding bisdemethoxycurcumin synthase gives MATVHQIRRAQRADGPAAVLAIGTANPETTMLQGDYADYYFRVTKSEHHADLKDKLKRICKKSGIEKRYVHLDEELLAAHPDFSDRTLPTLDARIEIASAAVPALAASAAAKAIAEWGRPASDITHLVFSTYSGGKAPSADLRLASLLGLRPTVSRTILSLNGCSGGGRALQIAKELAENNRGARVLVACSEITLIAFYGPLEDRLDTILGQGIFGDGASAAIVGADPVVVGTVERPLFEMAFATQTTIPKTEGDISMQLMKGGLDFHLSTRVPKLLKNNIKRCLIDTFELLGVSATWNDLFWAIHPGGRVILDHVEELLALDDGKLAASRRVLSEFGNMSGATVIFVLDELRRRMARGEEVAEWGVMMAFGPGITIETMVLHASCNLQEN, from the exons ATGGCCACCGTCCACCAGATCCGGCGCGCTCAGCGTGCGGACGGCCCGGCGGCCGTCCTCGCCATTGGCACGGCGAATCCGGAGACCACCATGCTGCAGGGCGATTACGCCGACTACTACTTCCGCGTTACCAAGAGCGAGCACCACGCCGACCTCAAGGACAAACTCAAGAGAATTT GTAAGAAATCAGGGATCGAGAAGCGCTACGTGCACCTCGACGAGGAGCTCCTCGCCGCGCACCCGGACTTCAGCGACCGCACGTTGCCGACCCTCGACGCCCGCATAGAAATTGCCTCCGCCGCGGTACCCGCGCtcgccgcgtccgccgccgcgAAGGCCATCGCCGAGTGGGGGCGCCCGGCGTCCGACATAACCCACCTTGTCTTCAGCACCTACTCCGGCGGCAAGGCACCGAGCGCCGACCTCCGCCTGGCGTCGCTCCTTGGCCTCCGTCCCACCGTGTCCCGCACCATACTCAGCCTCAACGGCTGCTCCGGCGGCGGCAGGGCCCTGCAGATCGCCAAGGAGCTCGCCGAGAACAACCGCGGCGCGCGCGTCCTCGTGGCCTGCTCTGAGATCACCCTCATAGCGTTCTACGGGCCCCTGGAGGACCGCCTCGACACCATCCTCGGCCAGGGCATTTTTGGCGACGGCGCGAGCGCGGCGATCGTCGGCGCCGATCCCGTCGTGGTCGGCACCGTCGAGCGCCCGCTGTTCGAGATGGCCTTCGCCACGCAGACGACGATACCGAAGACAGAGGGCGACATCAGCATGCAGCTCATGAAAGGCGGCCTCGACTTCCACCTCTCCACCCGAGTGCCGAAGTTACTGAAAAACAACATCAAGCGCTGTCTGATCGACACCTTCGAGCTTCTTGGTGTCAGTGCTACGTGGAACGACCTATTCTGGGCGATCCACCCAGGGGGCCGTGTGATCTTGGATCACGTCGAGGAACTGCTCGCGCTGGACGACGGGAAGCTGGCGGCGAGCCGACGGGTGCTGAGTGAGTTCGGTAACATGAGTGGCGCGACGGTGATCTTCGTGCTCGATGAGCTGCGCCGGCGCATGgcaaggggagaggaggtggCCGAGTGGGGAGTGATGATGGCGTTCGGCCCGGGGATCACGATCGAGACGATGGTGCTGCACGCCTCATGCAACCTCCAGGAAAACTAG